AATGGGGACATACAAGATGTCAGCGCCAAAATGTTCTCTGTTTTAAGAAACATGCATCGAATATGATACTGTTTTCACATATTATTCCTATCATCAATTATGGGAATCACATGGTTGgttcaattaaaattttgagtCAAAGTTAGCACATGTTCATATTGTGTTTAATGAAAAATTTATTCTACACTATTATTAATTGAGGGTGCATGTTTCTTGAATCGCTAAAGGAATTGCTTTTTTCTTATCTATTTGACCATATAGGACTCCCTAAATCATAATCAATAAACATCATCACTTGACCATATACATAGGACTCCCTAAATCAATTAAAATGCACAATGTGATGATATAAGATATATGAGATAGAGAAATTGAAATATGAAAATGACAAGTTTGGGAGGAAAAAGTGGATGGCCACATACATATATAGTAAATCCACCCCTACTAACAAGGATGACCTTATGCTCTCTAACCAAACCACATCATAATATTAACCTAATGCTTTCCACATTCTCACATTCCGTTAAAAAACAACACCAAATTTCCCAAGAAACAAAAAATGGCCGATGATGATCCACAAGATGTAGCCGACCGCGAGCGGCTCTTCAAGCATTTCGACGCCAACGGTGACGGCCAGATCTCGGCCAGCGAGCTCGGCGACGCCCTCAAGACGCTGGGATGCGTCACCCCCGAAGAAGTCCAGAACATGATGGTCGAAATCGACTCTGATGGCGACGGCTTCATCTCCTACGAAGAGTTCACAACCTTCGCTCGTGCAAATAGGGGACTAGTCAAGGATGTGGCCAAGATATTCTAACttgttcattttttttcctctcaAATTCATTTCACTATacattcttttctttctttttatacATGACTATTATGTTTTGTTTGATATCAAATGCAtgcttgttttattttatgtcaAGCGTTTTGCACATTCCCTTATTATATATGGAAAACACAACAACCATAGCGCGAATAAAGGCGCGCAACGTAACTTACACAACAGGCAGGCGTGTTACACGCTGTGTCGAGCGTTGAGCGTTCTTTAACGTTGCGTAAAATTTTCACACAAGCGTTGCACATGCCCTTCTATACGGCACACACAACTCACATTGTGCGAAAAAAGGGTTATCAATTGTAACAAATGTATCATTCCAAAAATTATGATACCACAAAAGTCCAGACAACAATAGGGGCTTTCTATACAAAAGTCAAACTTGGTGTGCCTAACCCTAAGTTTCTCCTTAAAACTGCCTAAAAATAAGAAAAGGGCAATGTGAGGCTGCGGATCACCGGCGATCAAGGCTGTCTTCGTCGTCGAGATCAACTCCGAGCATGGCCAAGGCGAAGTGATTTTTCATTTCACTCTTTGTCCGCAGCAACTCAAAGTGAGAATCGTTCATGCTATTCTTGAGAGTCTTGCTTCTGGTTAAGGCACCGGATTCGTCTCCTTTTAATATCGTGACAATCTCTCCCATCTCCGGCCTCCTCGACTCGATGTTTATGCAAGCGGCTGCAGCTCGTGCCATGCGCGTAACTTGACTCGTGCTCTTCAGGGTGAATACTAGCCGCGGATCTAGCAGTTTCTCTACACCTCCTTGCTGCAATAGGGGCTTTGCCTGCCATGAACAAATGGGAACAAATACATCATTTTCATGTGGTAAACATCATCAACACCACTCATTAAAAACTCGAGATATTCAAGATTCGAAAATGCTAAAAACGCAGCTCAAAGACATAGCAAAAGTCGAGGCGTACCCACTGAACCAGATTCTCTTCTCCCGGCCCTCTGCTGGACTCAATCGGCTTCCTACCAGTGATGAGTTCCAACAGCACGACGCCAAAGGCATATACGTCAGTTTTATCCGACACTTTCCCGTGCTGGAAGTATTCAGGAGCCAAGTACCTGAACAACGAAACAAACTTCCACTAtgaaaatcaagaaacatgaCAATAGTACGCATTTCTTTCACATAAACTACGAAGATTCATACCCAAATGTTCCTTTAACGGTTTTGCAAAGGAATGGCACCGAAGGCGCAGGAGTCCATGTTGCCAAGCCAAAGTCACACAACTGACAAAATAATTTCGAAGAACGTTTAGTTAGCACTAAAAAAAACAAGTTAAGCAAGATTCACAAACGAGGTTTTTCCCCTTACTTTGGGCGTCTTCTTGGAGGAAACGAGGATGTTTGAGGGCTTTATGTCCCTGTGAACAACACATCTTTCAGTTCCATTGTGCAAGTAGTCTATTGCCTCAGCAATCCCCACTGCGACCTTGTACCTAACCGGCCATGGCAGAGCCGGACAACCCCTCTTCTTCCCTGCAATTCGTAAACAACACATTTCAAATCACTAAAGCAGATTGGAAGCAAGACCAACGCTACGAATAAACACTGAATAATTGTACCGTGCAAGGATCGTTCCAAGCTTCCACCGGAGACGTACTTGTACACCAAAAACAAGCCCATCTCAGCATCTAAACAGAACCCTACCAGTGGAACAATGTGAGGGTTATGCAAAGAGCTAGCAATCATCAATTCCCTGCAAAACGCCTTGGAAGACTCCTTATCGTCCCTCTCCAACCTCTTGATTGCCACAGCACGCCTCATGAATCCCACTCTCCCTCTAAACACACAGCTCAATGCCCCTCTCCCCAACACCCTACCTACTCAACACAAACAATTTCTGATGCAATCATCAAATTCCATTCATATCAACATTAAATTTCAGAAACATTGAAAATGAAGCATCTAATTACCTTTGGAGAAATTTCTGGTGGCAGAGAGGATATCAGAGTAGCTGAACCTAATCAGAGAATGAGCCAAGGGGGAAATTCTCCTCTCCAAAGACTCAATTCTTCTCCATTTCAAATCTTCTGATTTAGAATCAGTCAACAAACCATTATTCAAATTCACCATCAAAACTGTGGCAGAGTTGCTTCGATTCACAGCCATGGACTCCAGCTCAACCTGAGAGCACAAGCTGAACCTGAAAGAGGAGTGAACCGAGTGCGGCTCCTCCGCCGCGCAGCCGCCGGACTCCGCCAGCAGCCAGGCCTTGTTGTGGTCCAAACCCCGCCCACCCTTCTCCTCATTCTTGCCGGAGCTCCGCCGCTGGCGGCGGGGGATCACACAGCCCAGACCGAAATCCCAGAACATCTT
This genomic interval from Salvia splendens isolate huo1 unplaced genomic scaffold, SspV2 ctg1151, whole genome shotgun sequence contains the following:
- the LOC121788808 gene encoding polcalcin Ole e 3-like; its protein translation is MADDDPQDVADRERLFKHFDANGDGQISASELGDALKTLGCVTPEEVQNMMVEIDSDGDGFISYEEFTTFARANRGLVKDVAKIF
- the LOC121788806 gene encoding probable serine/threonine-protein kinase PBL7, which produces MGFSRNSCIDATEPPQFHVKTEALCGDQLLYDCESYELDDCEVKFKSLLHKMFWDFGLGCVIPRRQRRSSGKNEEKGGRGLDHNKAWLLAESGGCAAEEPHSVHSSFRFSLCSQVELESMAVNRSNSATVLMVNLNNGLLTDSKSEDLKWRRIESLERRISPLAHSLIRFSYSDILSATRNFSKGRVLGRGALSCVFRGRVGFMRRAVAIKRLERDDKESSKAFCRELMIASSLHNPHIVPLVGFCLDAEMGLFLVYKYVSGGSLERSLHGKKRGCPALPWPVRYKVAVGIAEAIDYLHNGTERCVVHRDIKPSNILVSSKKTPKLCDFGLATWTPAPSVPFLCKTVKGTFGYLAPEYFQHGKVSDKTDVYAFGVVLLELITGRKPIESSRGPGEENLVQWAKPLLQQGGVEKLLDPRLVFTLKSTSQVTRMARAAAACINIESRRPEMGEIVTILKGDESGALTRSKTLKNSMNDSHFELLRTKSEMKNHFALAMLGVDLDDEDSLDRR